TGATCAATAGTTCTATGATGTCTGCAATCAGGCAAGGGACCACGTATATGAAATAAAATGTTCAAAGGGTGAAGGAAACCTAGACAATTGAGAGTAAGACAATGTTAAAAGACAAATCCAACCGTGGATGGTGCCTAGGAATTTCAGAGTGCGATGTTATTTGTGGGTTTGGTTGTTTGGCCATTGGAGGGGGAAGGTTGTGTTTGGGGGTAAGGGGTTGTGTGTGAAGGTTTCAGGAAGGTAGCAGTAGATGGGAAAGGGGGTCGTGGATAGCGGGTAGGCTGGGTTTTGGTGTCTCGTAATTTCTCTTTTATCTACTCGGCCATGCCAATGGCTTGAGACACACAATATTTCAGTTCTTTGTTGATATCGTCATGTAGCCTAGACAGAAAACAATTGAGCATGAGTTCAGGTGTTCAAAATAGATGATAAGCATACATCCTGTAATTGTTTGGAAACCAGATTTTTCTATTGTGTAAGCATATTCACAAGAGTCATGAGAGGAATACAAGGAACTTGGCTATTCTTAAACATCTTTTAAGACAACCCAACTTATCCATCACACACAATAGTTGAAGAAAGCCAATAGCAGAAAATCAGCATTGTCTACTGCGTACTTTCACCTTCAtcaatttaaaaatcaaaaccaATCAGCCTTGAGATAAACAAATCATGCAACTGCTGCTACTGAGTACTGATGATAATTAAACCAACAATTAagtcagatgaaagaaaactgcAACAGCTTCAATTTCAAGTTAAAACTAAAGCTACCAATTGAACTACAACATGTATGTGTGTGTAATCTAACTCTAGCAAGAAATGGAAGACAGCTAGCTAGTgttctattcaatataattcaAACAATTTCAGCTAAGATTTTCCCTAAGTCAAACTTGCCATTGTTGCATTCTATAGCATCCACTACCTCATGAAATGCAGAAACACTACACAGAACTACCCGGCCATTCCTTTGCTCAAAACCAAATTCATCATAAGCTTTTTCCAGCAGCATCTTGCATCTCTTACCAAAGCTGCCAGAGGCCAATCAGCAACTCTAAGAAATTGGAAATGTTATATGAAGAGCTTCTTGAGGGAAAACTTCTATGTCATGTACTCTTTTGTTCTCGGGGAGAAGCTTTGGGTCAATAGTCATGACAGACCGCCACATATCCACAACTTCCCCCACACTTTTATCTCTAGCATTCTTGAATAGGGTATTCTTACCTACCAGAACCTTATCATAAAAAAGTGCTTCCCATCCCTCACCTGCACCTGATATTGCAAACATCACAATTTCACCCATATTTTTTCTATCAGTTAGTTGCAGAAGTTCCATAACTCTTCCGCATATTATGGCGGAGAAGCACACTTCTATGGCCATGGTTAGTTTCACCCCGACTTTCACTTGCTCCATGATCACACACAATAGAGATGCTGCGTAAACACAATTAACAAAAGGTCAGTTTCAAACTTAAAAGTTAAATTTAGATCTAAGTTAATAGTATTTAAAGTTAGTAGTACCTGTGATTTGAATATCATCACTACTGATCACATGAGGTTCATCCGCATCTGATCCCCCAAAGCCATGACCAGCGATGTGGACGTAGAGAATGTCACCGGAAATTGCTTCTTCTACCAATCTCCTCAATTCTGCTTCTACATTCAATTTGATTGgctttttatacttttttcttcTATCATCTGAAAGAAGCAAAATGTTTTGCTTCTCAAACTTATAGAAGTGAGTTAGGAGAAGCTGAATCACCTCTATTGTTGCGAGACTTCTATTCAACTGCTCACTTTTCCCTTTTTCATCGACTCTTCCGGGGTAACAAATGCCAATAAGGAGAGATTTTCTACTTGGTTTCTTCACAACTTTGGAAGTTGTTAAATCTCTAGGAGGTTTAGGGGTTTTTGACTCCCTCTTTCTAGAACTTTTACCGCTCCCTTTGATTTTCTTTTCAGGCTTAGGAGGACCCTTCACATCTCTTTGAATTTTCCAATTATTTCCCTTGTCTTTACCAGCTGGCTTTGTAAACATTTGATTCCTAAACTgcaatgaaaaaaatgaaacataGGGCACACAATTTAGAACAAAAATGACAAAAAATTCAAATGTAATATAAGCTGATCTGAAGATCTTAAACTAAAGGGGGGGAAATGTAGAGCAGTGGAATAATCTAATACCTGAAAAGCACACAACTCAGATGTTGAGTCAGCAACGTGAAAATCTACCAGGCATCCAAACAATCATGAAGAGTGATTAGTATGTGCCTTACTAATCAAAATGTCTACGAAATTGAAGACagataaaataaaatgcaagaatTCTTGAAATAAGCCAAGAAAACTTAACCAAGGTAATGATCATATCATATCAAATAACATATAAGAACAAGGAAAGAGGAATTTTAATTGCGCCACATCAATACACATTTATTCTCAATTTTGCGGGCAATTTCATGACGAAACAGTAACTGCAATTTAAAACGGGGTGATTAATATGTACCTAGAATGAGGAGCATGGAATCAAGGAAGAAGTGTCCGTAAGCATCTCGTGCAGCAGAGCGAAGCAAGGAGAGGAGTGAACCGAGAGCTTCAAAAAAGACTATATGACGAGACCTGAAATAAGAGGATTGGAAATGAACATGAGAAgagaaatgaaattaaattcaGTTTAACAGAAAATCAAACATATAATAGGCAAGCGAAAGATACCGAAAGAGAGGGTCTGCGTAGAACGAGAGGATCTCAGCGAGGACGGGCAAGACGGCAATGGGCTTGCCGTGGCAGAAGACGCTGGGGAATAATAAAGTGAGCTGTTCTAGCGAAAAGCAAGCACGAGTGTTAACCTTAAGTTGCTGGCTTTTGGTTCTCCACATTGATTGGAAGAATACGCTGACCAAATCAGAAGCTGTTAATTTGACAATATCTTCTGGACAGATAGAGTAGAGTGCATTGAGGCAGACAACTATCCATGAATCATAAGCTGTGTTCCTGCAGGTAGGTTTCAACTTAATgttgtaaaagaatttaatattttttttttttttactttgccCGCTACACAAAGCAGATTTCCAATAGAAAAAAGATAATCTAAACTTAAGTATAATTGAATAAAAGTAACAATATAATCAAAATTGAAAGCAGATGTGTAAAAGAAAATCCTTTTACAAGGGCGTAAATATAGTTTACTGCTAAAGCCAATtcatatgaaaatgaaaaacaaaacaaaacatattCGGACCTGAAAACAGGAAGCCCCTCCTTTTCCAAACTCAAGATAGTAGCTATTGAGCGAATTAAATTCTGATAAGGAATGATATCATAGTTTATGACAGTTGCAATGATGTGCACATAGTCCAAGCACGCTTTCGAGAGAGGAGAAAATTGCTTGTCAGTAAAAAAAAGTAATGTCTAAACAAAAcatgaatttcaaatttcatcATCAATGACCCACCCACCATATGCAAATCAGAATCCCGATAGCATAAAAAACAACAAGCAGCGGAAACGAACGATGAACGGATCAATCCTTCAACATAGAGTGTCCCATCAGTCATACATTTACTGAGAAGCTTCAAAGTGTAAGTGGCAAAAGGCAGCCACCTACTTTGGTCACTGATATCAACCAACAACCCACACCCATCAACCAGTTTGTTGATTGATGGAATATCTTCAATTCCATTGAAGGACTTGGGAAAACACTTGAACGTTAAACTGGAGGGTGCATTGACATCAAGTGTATCTACAAAATTGAAGACAAACAAAAATTTAACTCAACAAAAGAAAAACGCAAGCATGCATTGGAAATAAGTCAGCAAAATTGAACCAAGGTAATGATCACATCATATCATATGACAGACATGAAAAAGCAAAAAGAGGAATTAAGCTAGATTAGAATAACTATGAATAGAATATTTGGTGTCATATTTGAATCTTTTGGAATCACTTCTCATCCATCAAGAGATAGGTGAAGTaactacccccaaaatcatttATACTCCCAACATGTAAATACCATGCACCCAAACAATCATGAAGATTAATACTCCCAAAATCACTTCTACTCATGCATCCAACCAATCATGAAGAGTGATTAGTCTGTGCCATACTCATCAAAATATCTACGAaattgaagaaagataaaataaaatgtaaGAATCCTTGAAATAAGCCAAGAAAACTTAACCAAGGTAAtgatcatatcatatcatatcaaatAACATATAAGAACAAGGAAAGAGGAATTTTAATTGCCCCACATCAATACACATTTATTCTCAATTTTGCGAGCAATTTCATGACGAAACAGTAACTGCAATTTAAAACGGGGTGATTAATATGTACCTAGAATGAGGAGCATGGAATCAAGGAAGAAGTGTCCGTAAGCATCTCGTGCAGCAGAGCGAAGCAAGGAGAGAAGTGAACCGAGAGCTTCAAAAAAGACTATATGACGAGACCTGAAATAAGAGGATTGGAAATGAACatgagaagagaaataaaattaaattcagTTTAACAGAAAATCAAACATATAATAGGCAAGCGAAAGATACCGAAAGAGAGGGTCTGCGTAGAACGAGAGGATCTCAGCGAGGACAGGCAAGACGGCAGTGGGCTTGCCGTGGCAGAAGACGCTGGGGAATAATAAAGTGAGCTGTTCTAGCGAAAAGCAAGCACGAGTGTTAACCTTAAGTTGCTGGCTTTTGGTTCTCCACATTGATTGGAAGAATACGCTGACCAAATCAGAAGCTGTTAATTTGACAATATCTTCTGGACAGATAGAGTAGAGTGCATTGAGGCAGACAACTATCCATGAATCATAAGCTGTGTTCCTGCAGGTAGGTTTCAACTTAATgttgtaaaagaatttaattttttttttttttttactttgccCGCTACACAAAGCAGATTTCCAATAGAAAAAAGATAATCTAAACTTAAGTATAATTGAATAAAAGTAACAATATAATCAAAATTGAAAGCAGATGTGTAAAAGAAAATCCTTTTACAAGGGCGTAAATTTAGTTTACTGCTAAAGCCAATtcatatgaaaatgaaaaacaaaacaaaacatattCGGACCTGAAAACAGGAAGCCCCTCCTTTTCCAAACTCAAGATAGTAGCTATTGAGCGAATTAAATTCTGATAAGGAATGATATCATAGTTTATGACAGTTGCAATGATGTGCAGAAAGTCCAAGCACGCCTTCAAGAGAGGAGAAAATTGCTTGTCAGTAAAAAAAGTAATGTCTAAACAAAAcatgaatttcaaatttcatcATCAATGACCCACCCACCATATGCAAATCAGTATCCCGATAGCATAAAAAACAACAAGCAGCGGAAACGAACGATGAACGGATCAATCCTTCAACATAGAGTGTCCCTTCAGTCATACATTTACTGAGAAGCTTCAAAGTGTAAGTGGCAAAAGGCAGCCACCTACTTTGGTCACTGATATCAACCAACAACCCACACCCATCAACCGGTTTGTTGGTTGATGGATTATCTTCAATTCCATTGAAGGACTTGGGAAAACAGTTGAACGTTAAACTGAAGGGTGCATTGACATCAAGTGTATCTACAAAATTGAAGACAAACAAAAATTTAActcaacaaaagaaaaacacaagCATGCATTGGAAATAAGTTAGCAAAATTGAACCAAGGTAATGATCACATCATATCATATGACAGACATGAAAAAGCAAAAAGAGGAATTAAGCTAGATTAGAATAACTATGAATAGAATATTTGGTGTCATATTTGAATTTTGGAATCACTTCTCATCCATCAAGAGATAGGTGAAGTaactacccccaaaatcatttATACTCCCAACATGTAAATCACCATGCATCCAAactgtcaaataaccacttaatcccaaaagcttaagctattgggtaagggcaactttaatggttttatattatattctaacacgccccctcacgcaagagccctttgggcttgaagcgtggacaaatgcacaggcccacctaccaagtgcttaattaaattccactttttaattagaaagtgaggggagcgaggatcgaactctagacctctcagtcataaaggctctgataccatgtcaaataaccacttaatcccaaaagcttaagctattgggtaagggcaactttaatggttttatattatattctaacacaaaCAATCATGAAGACTAATACTCCCAAAATCACTTCTACTCATGCATCCAAACAATCATGAAGAGTGATTAGTCTGTGCCTTACTAATCAAAATATGTACGAAATTGAAGaatgataaaataaaatgcaagaatTCTTGAAATAAGCCAAGAAAACTTAACCAAGTTAAtgatcatatcatatcatatcaagATAACAGATAAGAACAAGGAAAGAGGAATTTTAATTGCGCCACATCAATACACATTTATTAGCAATTTCATGACGAAACAGTATGTACCTAGAATGAGGAGCATGGGGTCAAGGAAGAAGTGTGTGGAAGCATCTCGTGCTCCAGAGCGAAACAAGGAGAGGAGTGAACCGAGAGCTTCAAAAAAGACTCTGTGACGAGACCTGAAATAAGAGGATTGGAAATGAACATGAGATgagaaatgaaataaaattcagtttaaCATAAATTCAAACATATAATAGGCAAGCAAAAGATACCGAAAGAGAGGGTCTGCGTAGGAAGGGAGGATATCAGCGAGGACGGGCAAGACAGCGGAGGGCTTGCCGAGGAAGAAGACGCCAGGGAAGTTTCGGGCGGTGTGAGAGATGAGCTTGACGACGGCGATGACTTCTCTGTCGTTGTTGCCGGAGGAAGAAGGGACGACGTAAGCGTGTAGGAGATTGGGGAGGACGGTGCAGAAGCGGACCTCCATACCATACATAAGTGGCTACATATTTAAAAACCTCTATATTAGTAAGAGCCATATAGAAATATAAAAGTACTGTATTACTTAAGAGCAAAGAGAGGAGTGCAGCTCATTTCACCAAGTGCAACTCTTGCTAGCTTGTGAGAACAAAGATATTTGTTCAATCAGTACAACAGTTAAAAAATTCCATGCATTAAGTGTTCACATCATATAATATCATACGAATCATCAAACTGTGGTGATTCACTATATTTATTACCAATATGattatataagtatatatgCCAGCTAGTCAAGAGATACTAAATCAACTAACTGAAATTAATGTTAATAAGCCCGTGAACAACTCAATTCAAGAAACAATTAACTAAAAGCTGGGATTTATGCCAGTGGAATCGAGAAGGATTGGGATAATTCAAAGCATAAACCATTGaacttgattaaaaaaattcatgctTTGCAGTTAATGAAGTGCAACAAATTTCTCACGCCTCCTCTCAATGGTCAGACATAGTTGCCGCAGTGTGGTGAAGCATATTTTATTGACAATGcaacaagaaaaacaaataagaCTCAAGCAGGGCAAAGAGCAACTAACTTGTGCAAAGCCAGCAGCACCGTATCCTGCACCGATGCCACCATATGCACCTCCAACCATACCATAACCAAGACGATGTGGATACGTGGGAAGTACGACTGGCTTCTGTGAATTTGATGTGCCGGACGACCTTTGATCAGCCTCCGGCTTAGCAAGTGAACATTCCAAATTTTTGCCTGTCCATTCCAAAGTACCCAATGCTTATCATATGTAACAGTTCACTGTCTTTAAACAAAGTTGCGGAAAAAGAAAATACCATCAATTTCATATTTCTCTGTATTCTTCAATGCCTTCATGGCACTTGACCTATCAGAAAAATGCACAAAACCAAATCTGCTCTTTTCTTGTCCAGATTTAGCAGGAGGGAGAACCACTTTTGTGATCTTTCCATGATGTTCAAACAGCTTCTTAAGACTATCTTGAGTAATGTTTTCTGGAAGGTTTTTTACATACACTGCTTTTACCTATACCAAGCACCAGGTCTAAGTAATAAAACTTAATATGAATAATTCAATTCAAGGCATACATGCTAAAAATCCAAAAAGTCAATGGTTCATGTGACTAATAACAGTTGCAAATAGACactgtaaaataaaatacaataaCCAAAGATCCCCTTCTTCAAAATATGCAGAGAGCAAACACATGTGCTGGCAACAGAAAGAGGATAAATGAATTGTAAACACAAATTTCCAGAGCCAGGAAGAGGACACCTCAAATAATAGATAGAGCACCAAGCAGTTGGGTAACCCAAGCCAAAGAAAATAATTGAACCTTGCAGTTTCATTCGAGCCGACCTAGACCCATAATAACTAGGTTGTGAAGGATAATATAGAGTAACTCTGCAACTGAGTACTTATAATCCTGTTAGGTTGTTATGGATATAGAAGTGAGGCATGGGAGGAACATGACTTACGTTCTCTATTTACAAACCACAGGTGTAGCCAGACTGGATTTTCTATAGAGATGTTTTAGGAAGTTAGATACAGTTTTCCTCTGGGTAAAACATAAACCCTCCCTCTCCTCCCTCCCCCGCCCCACTCCCCTCTTCAACTTTGCTCTATGAGCACTGTCAAGAACCAATGGGTAAaggacacatgaatggttttatattatatttttaacacgccccctcacgcaagagcccactTAGGCTTGAAGCAAGGACAATGCACTGACCAACCTACCATGTGCTGAAATCCAACCTTTTATTTGAGGAACTGGGGCGGCAAGGATCAAACTCTAGTACACTTAGttatagaggctctgataccatgtaaagaactaattatcccaaaagcttaagctattgggtaaagGATAAATGAACGGTTATATACTATATTTCTAACAAGCACTTAAGACTTGCAACTTTCATAATGTGCAAGAACATCCCTAAGTTTCCAATTATGTGCACCGACAGTTAAAAACCTTTTACGTGGGAGCAGCATATGATAAGCATGCAAAGGCAATTTCGCCCAAAGTATAGACATACAAGCCTATTGACAACTATGATATGGGTAGATATATCAGTAAGAT
This is a stretch of genomic DNA from Lotus japonicus ecotype B-129 chromosome 1, LjGifu_v1.2. It encodes these proteins:
- the LOC130730190 gene encoding uncharacterized protein LOC130730190 codes for the protein MKVKEKELITFTFPHSTLVRVREEEEEEEEAYFVSMAKANLSSLPERIAASSSTLTPNNPSGEALEVRFCTVLPNLLHAYVVPSSSRNNDREVIAVVKLISHTARNFPGVFFLGKPSAVLPVLADILPSYADPLFRSRHRVFFEALGSLLSLFRSGARDASTHFFLDPMLLILEMRFDHTNDEVEKKKHAELLALPPHSSEVYIGGIANNVSEEDLRVFCQSVGEVSEVRIMKAKESGERKGYAFVAFKTKELASQAIEELNNSEFKGKKIKCSSSQAKHRLFIGNIPKKWTVEDMKKVVADVGPGVISIELLKDLQSSGRNRGFAFIEYYNHACAEYSRQKMSNSNFKLENNAPTVSWAEPRNSESSAVSQVKAVYVKNLPENITQDSLKKLFEHHGKITKVVLPPAKSGQEKSRFGFVHFSDRSSAMKALKNTEKYEIDGKNLECSLAKPEADQRSSGTSNSQKPVVLPTYPHRLGYGMVGGAYGGIGAGYGAAGFAQPLMYGMEVRFCTVLPNLLHAYVVPSSSGNNDREVIAVVKLISHTARNFPGVFFLGKPSAVLPVLADILPSYADPLFRSRHRVFFEALGSLLSLFRSGARDASTHFFLDPMLLILDTLDVNAPFSLTFNCFPKSFNGIEDNPSTNKPVDGCGLLVDISDQSRWLPFATYTLKLLSKCMTEGTLYVEGLIRSSFVSAACCFLCYRDTDLHMACLDFLHIIATVINYDIIPYQNLIRSIATILSLEKEGLPVFRNTAYDSWIVVCLNALYSICPEDIVKLTASDLVSVFFQSMWRTKSQQLKVNTRACFSLEQLTLLFPSVFCHGKPTAVLPVLAEILSFYADPLFRSRHIVFFEALGSLLSLLRSAARDAYGHFFLDSMLLILDTLDVNAPSSLTFKCFPKSFNGIEDIPSINKLVDGCGLLVDISDQSRWLPFATYTLKLLSKCMTDGTLYVEGLIRSSFVSAACCFLCYRDSDLHMRAWTMCTSLQLS